The Lewinellaceae bacterium genome includes a region encoding these proteins:
- a CDS encoding copper-translocating P-type ATPase translates to MISTDVLTNKKKADKSVKNTFPVTGMTCAVCASSVESILNQTEGVANASVNFASSSVLVEYEPTITTNDLQNALRSVGYDLIIDEDDPAEVQQLLQLKHYNEIKQRTKSSAILTLPVFIIGMFFMEWEAGRWISLALTIPVLFWFGRYFFINAYKQARHGKANMDTLVALSTGIAFLFSFFNTVFPEFWLSRGIQPHVYYEAATVIITFISLGKLLEEKAKSNTSSAIKNLMGLQPKSLKAIIDGKEVDMPIASVQKGYEIIVRPGEKVPVDGEVIQGRSYVDESMISGEPVPVKKIEGEKVFAGTINQKGSFRITAEKVGGETLLSQIIKMVQEAQGSKAPVQKLVDKIAGVFVPVVMGIAVITFISWMIIGGENAFSHAILTSVTVLVIACPCALGLATPTAIMVGVGKGAENNILIKDAESLELSHKVNVIVLDKTGTITEGKPTVTDMFWEDQNQADQLKPILLAMESQSEHPLAEAVVQKLKGEGVQQADLMDFNSITGRGIEARDKSGTNYLVGNTGLLGEHGVAISNLLLEKASEWRSKAKTVIFFATQIKALGILAISDKIKPSSKQAIQTLQNRGIEIFMLTGDNRETARAVADQVNLKNYQGEVLPSGKAEFIKDLQEKGKIVAMVGDGINDSHALAQADVSIAMGHGSDIAMDVAKMTLITSDLGVIPKALELSKRTVLNIRQNLFWAFIYNLIGIPIAAGLLYPINGFLLDPMIAGGAMAFSSVSVVANSLRLKASKL, encoded by the coding sequence ATGATTTCTACAGATGTACTGACAAATAAAAAAAAGGCTGACAAATCCGTAAAAAATACTTTTCCTGTAACAGGTATGACTTGTGCCGTTTGTGCTTCCAGTGTGGAATCCATTCTTAACCAAACAGAAGGTGTTGCCAATGCAAGTGTAAATTTTGCCAGCAGTTCAGTACTTGTAGAATATGAACCTACTATTACAACCAATGATCTGCAAAATGCACTTAGGTCTGTGGGGTATGATCTGATCATCGATGAAGATGATCCGGCTGAAGTGCAGCAATTGTTACAATTAAAACATTATAATGAGATAAAGCAGCGGACTAAATCCTCCGCCATTTTAACATTGCCGGTTTTTATAATCGGTATGTTCTTTATGGAGTGGGAGGCAGGAAGGTGGATCTCATTGGCGTTGACCATTCCCGTTTTATTCTGGTTTGGACGTTACTTCTTTATCAATGCTTATAAACAAGCCAGGCACGGTAAAGCTAATATGGATACCCTTGTAGCTTTAAGTACCGGGATTGCGTTTTTATTTAGTTTTTTCAATACTGTTTTTCCTGAATTTTGGTTAAGCCGTGGAATACAACCCCATGTGTATTATGAAGCAGCTACGGTGATCATCACTTTTATTTCTTTAGGAAAATTACTGGAAGAGAAAGCTAAATCCAACACTTCTTCCGCCATTAAAAATTTGATGGGGCTTCAGCCCAAATCCTTAAAAGCCATCATAGATGGTAAGGAAGTAGACATGCCTATTGCTTCGGTGCAAAAAGGATACGAAATCATTGTCCGACCGGGAGAAAAAGTTCCTGTGGATGGTGAAGTGATTCAAGGACGCTCCTATGTGGATGAAAGCATGATATCAGGGGAACCTGTTCCTGTTAAAAAAATAGAAGGAGAGAAAGTATTTGCCGGGACGATCAATCAAAAAGGAAGTTTTCGTATTACGGCAGAAAAAGTAGGGGGAGAAACATTGTTGTCACAAATTATTAAAATGGTTCAGGAAGCTCAGGGAAGTAAAGCTCCGGTTCAAAAGTTAGTTGACAAGATAGCAGGAGTGTTTGTGCCTGTTGTAATGGGGATTGCTGTAATTACTTTTATTTCCTGGATGATAATTGGAGGAGAAAATGCCTTTAGCCATGCCATTTTAACCTCCGTAACTGTTTTAGTTATTGCCTGCCCATGTGCTCTTGGTCTGGCAACACCTACCGCCATAATGGTCGGAGTTGGTAAAGGCGCCGAAAATAACATCCTGATAAAAGATGCTGAAAGCCTGGAGTTAAGTCATAAAGTAAACGTCATCGTTTTAGATAAAACAGGAACCATCACGGAAGGAAAACCCACTGTTACGGATATGTTTTGGGAAGATCAAAATCAGGCTGATCAACTTAAACCGATTTTGTTGGCGATGGAATCACAATCTGAACATCCGTTGGCCGAAGCAGTGGTTCAAAAGCTCAAAGGAGAGGGTGTGCAGCAAGCAGACTTAATGGATTTCAATAGTATTACAGGAAGAGGTATTGAAGCAAGAGATAAATCAGGCACCAATTATTTGGTTGGTAATACCGGGCTTCTGGGTGAACATGGAGTAGCTATATCAAATTTGCTTTTGGAAAAAGCTTCAGAATGGCGATCAAAAGCAAAAACGGTAATCTTTTTTGCAACTCAAATAAAAGCATTAGGAATCCTGGCCATTTCAGACAAAATCAAACCTTCTTCAAAGCAGGCCATTCAAACACTCCAAAACAGGGGAATAGAAATCTTTATGCTCACTGGAGATAATAGAGAAACGGCCCGAGCAGTAGCCGACCAAGTCAACTTAAAAAATTACCAAGGAGAGGTACTTCCTTCAGGCAAAGCAGAATTTATAAAGGATCTTCAGGAGAAGGGGAAAATAGTTGCCATGGTCGGTGATGGAATTAACGATTCTCATGCCTTAGCCCAGGCAGATGTAAGTATCGCCATGGGACATGGTTCCGATATTGCAATGGATGTAGCCAAAATGACCTTGATCACCTCCGATTTAGGTGTTATACCCAAAGCACTGGAATTATCAAAAAGAACCGTTTTGAATATCCGTCAAAATCTATTCTGGGCTTTTATTTACAACCTCATAGGAATTCCAATAGCAGCGGGCCTGTTGTATCCGATAAATGGATTTTTGCTTGATCCTATGATCGCCGGGGGAGCCATGGCATT
- a CDS encoding helix-turn-helix domain-containing protein, whose product MQQFKVHIKNMVCPRCIMAIKEVFNRLDIPFIKVELGKVYLPQALDSQQRTALSEKIEPLGFELLGPATDILISTIKTLIIDQIHYSKEPLAVNFSVFLSERLHYNYSHLSRLFSSVEGITIERFITLQKIERVKGFLFYDELTLSEISFLMNYSSVAYLSSQFKKETGMTPTAFKKNRDPQHKSLDKI is encoded by the coding sequence ATGCAGCAATTCAAAGTACATATAAAAAATATGGTCTGCCCCCGGTGTATCATGGCGATAAAAGAGGTATTTAACAGATTGGATATTCCTTTCATTAAAGTGGAGCTAGGAAAAGTATATTTACCTCAGGCACTTGACAGCCAACAACGAACGGCATTGAGTGAAAAAATAGAACCTTTAGGATTTGAGCTATTAGGGCCTGCTACCGATATCCTTATTTCAACAATTAAAACACTGATTATTGATCAGATACATTATAGCAAAGAACCTTTAGCTGTTAATTTTTCTGTTTTTCTTTCGGAACGGTTGCACTATAATTATAGCCACTTAAGTCGATTGTTCTCCTCTGTGGAAGGCATCACTATTGAACGGTTTATTACCCTTCAAAAGATTGAAAGGGTTAAGGGATTTTTGTTTTATGATGAACTGACTTTATCTGAAATTTCCTTTCTAATGAATTATAGTAGTGTGGCCTATCTATCCTCACAGTTCAAAAAAGAAACAGGCATGACACCTACCGCTTTCAAAAAAAACAGGGATCCCCAACACAAATCTTTAGATAAGATCTGA
- a CDS encoding NAD(P)/FAD-dependent oxidoreductase, whose translation MVKETICLPESEFPRVVVIGGGFAGLALVEKLKNQDLQIVLIDRNNFHQFQPLFYQVATSALEPDSIVFPFRKQLRGYKNVIFRLAEVLEIQTSTTSVLTDKGLLTYDFLVIATGTETNFFGMKKVEDHSLGLKDIRDSLNIRHKMLQNLEQAAITCNEEERDALTNFVVVGGGPAGIETAGALAEFCHYILPKDYPEYPAFIMNIYLIEASDKLLSSMSENASTKTLKYLKDLNVEVLLNETVVDYDGTTVTTKNEKKIIAKNLIWTAGVKGQFPAGIDNMFVEKGNRIKTNEFLKIEGYENVFVIGDVSTVATQGNANGHPQVAQVAIQQGTHLAETLINLIHGKALKPFKYKDKGSLATIGKRRAVADLGKFKFAGYFAWLIWSIVHLMSISGFRNKLLVSINWAISYFSFEKGNRIIMRPFKTNNTHQKN comes from the coding sequence ATGGTGAAAGAAACCATATGTTTACCAGAATCTGAATTTCCAAGGGTAGTGGTTATTGGCGGAGGTTTTGCTGGGTTGGCTCTAGTGGAAAAGCTAAAAAATCAGGATTTACAAATTGTATTAATAGATCGAAACAATTTTCATCAATTTCAACCTCTTTTTTACCAGGTAGCCACCAGTGCATTGGAACCGGATAGTATCGTTTTTCCTTTTAGAAAACAATTGAGAGGATACAAAAACGTAATTTTTCGATTGGCAGAAGTACTTGAGATTCAAACGTCGACCACTTCTGTTTTGACTGATAAAGGGCTTTTGACATATGACTTCCTGGTGATTGCAACAGGGACAGAAACCAACTTTTTCGGCATGAAAAAAGTTGAAGATCACAGTTTAGGACTCAAAGATATTCGGGACTCCTTAAACATTCGCCATAAAATGTTGCAAAACCTGGAACAAGCTGCCATCACTTGTAATGAAGAAGAAAGAGATGCACTGACTAATTTTGTCGTAGTGGGAGGGGGGCCTGCAGGTATTGAAACAGCAGGCGCCCTGGCTGAATTTTGTCACTACATTTTACCCAAGGATTATCCGGAATATCCTGCTTTTATTATGAATATTTATTTGATTGAAGCATCGGATAAATTATTGTCTTCTATGTCTGAAAATGCTTCGACAAAGACCCTGAAGTATTTAAAGGATCTTAATGTAGAAGTATTACTCAACGAAACAGTAGTTGACTATGACGGCACGACCGTTACAACTAAAAATGAGAAAAAAATCATTGCAAAAAACCTTATATGGACCGCCGGAGTAAAAGGGCAATTTCCAGCCGGGATAGATAACATGTTTGTGGAGAAAGGAAACCGAATAAAAACAAATGAATTTCTCAAAATTGAAGGATACGAAAACGTATTTGTTATTGGTGATGTTTCAACAGTAGCTACACAAGGGAATGCTAACGGGCATCCTCAAGTTGCTCAAGTAGCCATTCAGCAGGGCACACATCTTGCTGAAACATTAATAAACCTAATCCATGGAAAAGCATTGAAACCGTTTAAATACAAAGATAAAGGCTCACTTGCTACCATTGGAAAAAGAAGGGCTGTCGCGGATTTGGGTAAATTCAAATTCGCAGGATATTTTGCCTGGCTGATATGGTCCATTGTACATCTGATGTCGATAAGTGGTTTCAGAAATAAATTATTGGTGAGCATTAACTGGGCTATAAGTTATTTTAGTTTTGAAAAAGGAAACCGAATTATAATGAGACCCTTTAAAACCAACAATACCCATCAAAAAAATTAA
- a CDS encoding helix-turn-helix domain-containing protein yields MSIQQEKVLFIKDMICTRCIKVVRQTLEDSGYLVLELTLGKAVISCYQNQNQFEFDSLRKALREDGFDLIKDKEVFLVDQIKLTIRGLVNDLPLIMDCNLSDFLSRKFHKSYFYLSKTFSHRESVTIERYFALVRMEKVKELVEYDEMNFSEIAYHLGYRSVQHLCKQFKNYTGTTMSFYKVHKLRNRLPQNKIIINNR; encoded by the coding sequence ATGAGTATACAACAAGAAAAGGTTTTATTTATCAAAGATATGATCTGTACCAGATGTATCAAGGTTGTCAGACAAACCTTGGAAGATTCTGGTTATCTGGTGCTTGAGCTTACGCTTGGGAAAGCTGTTATTTCATGTTATCAAAACCAAAACCAATTTGAATTTGATAGCCTTAGAAAAGCGCTAAGGGAAGATGGTTTTGATTTGATCAAAGACAAAGAGGTTTTTTTAGTTGACCAAATCAAATTAACCATTCGTGGGTTGGTTAATGATTTACCTTTAATTATGGACTGTAACCTATCTGATTTCTTGAGTAGAAAATTCCACAAAAGCTATTTCTATTTGAGCAAAACATTTTCGCATCGGGAATCCGTTACAATTGAACGATACTTTGCATTAGTAAGAATGGAAAAAGTAAAAGAATTAGTGGAATATGATGAAATGAATTTTTCAGAAATAGCCTACCATCTGGGGTATAGAAGTGTTCAACATCTGTGTAAACAATTTAAAAATTATACAGGTACGACCATGAGCTTTTATAAAGTCCACAAATTGAGGAATAGGTTGCCACAAAATAAAATCATTATAAATAACCGATAA
- a CDS encoding T9SS type A sorting domain-containing protein, whose protein sequence is MKKTILLLLLFLTAKFGVAQEIRPCYFDQYFNQNNLEEIKHKIQNGINQIESGERNTDSIKIIPVVVHVIHNGGNENISELQIQSQIQILNEDFGKMAGTNGDGEGVDTNVRFFLANLNPEGKCTNGIVRVNSSLTNHQSYQRPLLKELSFWDNTRYLNVYIVKSINGNVAGYASFPGGPPDEDGVVVQHNYFGNTGSANGFPGRTLTHEVGHWLGVYHTFNNSCGQDVCTDGDYVCDTPPTFEPNYSCITLNTCDNDLPDLNDQKENYMDYTPGSCKNMFTSGQKMRMQSSLNAIRTEIWTDENLINTGYDSIYISPAICPVLADFATLTKDICIGNSVRFSDISLNDVTNWQWEFPGGNPGFSNEQNPVVNYESIGNYDVMLIVSNANTSDTLIKENYISVNAPGVGADLPFSENFDSGLYPPAGISINNPDGEITWQLDSLAFTSSNYSMSINNLENTNYGTVDEMVLPKLDFSSNTGNLLFMSFKWAYARSDPSYSDELIVLLSSNCGNTYSQVFYRSGSGLVTGPTQTTPFIPDSTQWKDAFIILNNFKTETYVEVKIVNVTDGGNKLYIDDLYIGNGDTPVAIEDNFPEHLNYKTYPNPVSGRLNLEFNIEEPLMIFGTLFNALGKEVNVINPQKYDSGHHLITIPAEGLPEGLYYLSLNIGKHFKTKKVVIRH, encoded by the coding sequence ATGAAAAAAACAATATTGCTGCTTTTGCTTTTTTTGACTGCAAAATTTGGGGTTGCTCAGGAAATTAGACCCTGTTACTTTGATCAATATTTTAACCAGAACAACCTGGAAGAGATTAAACATAAAATTCAAAACGGTATTAATCAAATTGAATCCGGCGAGCGTAATACAGATTCAATAAAAATCATCCCTGTTGTTGTTCACGTCATTCATAATGGTGGAAACGAAAATATTTCAGAATTACAAATTCAAAGCCAGATTCAAATTCTAAACGAAGACTTTGGCAAAATGGCAGGCACCAATGGAGATGGAGAAGGAGTGGATACCAATGTGCGGTTTTTCCTGGCCAATTTAAACCCGGAAGGAAAATGTACAAACGGCATTGTAAGGGTTAATTCTTCATTAACCAATCACCAAAGCTATCAGCGCCCATTATTAAAGGAGCTGAGTTTTTGGGATAACACGAGGTATCTGAATGTTTATATTGTAAAAAGTATAAATGGAAACGTAGCCGGTTATGCTTCTTTTCCGGGTGGGCCACCAGATGAAGATGGCGTTGTTGTGCAGCATAATTATTTTGGCAATACAGGATCAGCAAACGGTTTTCCAGGTAGGACACTTACCCATGAAGTAGGTCATTGGCTTGGTGTTTACCATACCTTCAATAATTCATGTGGTCAGGATGTATGTACTGATGGTGATTATGTTTGTGATACGCCTCCAACCTTTGAACCCAATTACTCTTGCATTACGCTAAATACTTGTGACAACGATCTCCCTGATTTAAATGACCAGAAAGAAAATTACATGGATTATACACCCGGGAGTTGTAAAAACATGTTTACGAGTGGTCAAAAAATGAGAATGCAAAGCTCCTTAAATGCTATTCGAACTGAAATTTGGACCGATGAAAATCTAATTAACACAGGTTATGATTCAATTTATATCTCACCCGCTATATGCCCGGTTCTAGCGGACTTTGCAACTCTTACCAAAGATATTTGCATCGGTAATAGTGTAAGATTTTCTGATATTTCATTAAATGATGTGACCAATTGGCAATGGGAATTCCCTGGCGGAAACCCCGGTTTTTCCAATGAACAAAACCCTGTCGTTAATTACGAATCTATTGGTAATTATGATGTGATGCTTATTGTTTCAAATGCCAACACTTCGGATACCCTTATTAAGGAAAATTATATTAGTGTAAATGCTCCTGGAGTGGGGGCTGATTTGCCTTTTAGTGAAAATTTTGATAGCGGTCTTTATCCTCCTGCCGGCATTTCCATAAATAACCCTGATGGAGAAATTACCTGGCAATTGGATTCTTTGGCTTTTACTTCGAGTAATTATTCAATGAGTATCAATAATTTAGAAAATACAAATTATGGAACCGTTGATGAAATGGTGTTGCCAAAATTAGACTTTTCTTCAAACACAGGAAACCTGCTTTTCATGTCTTTTAAATGGGCATACGCAAGGTCTGACCCAAGTTATTCAGATGAATTAATTGTTTTACTTTCTTCGAACTGTGGGAATACTTATTCCCAGGTTTTTTACAGATCAGGCAGTGGTTTGGTTACTGGTCCGACACAAACCACTCCCTTTATTCCTGATTCTACCCAATGGAAAGATGCATTCATCATTCTAAACAATTTTAAAACCGAAACCTATGTTGAAGTCAAAATTGTGAATGTGACAGATGGGGGGAATAAACTTTATATCGATGATCTTTATATTGGTAATGGAGATACACCTGTGGCAATCGAAGATAACTTTCCTGAGCACTTAAATTATAAAACCTACCCTAATCCTGTTTCTGGCCGATTAAACCTGGAGTTTAATATTGAGGAGCCTCTAATGATTTTTGGAACCCTGTTCAATGCGCTTGGAAAAGAGGTCAATGTTATTAACCCCCAAAAGTATGATTCAGGGCACCACCTAATTACAATACCTGCAGAGGGGCTGCCAGAGGGATTATATTATTTGTCATTGAATATTGGAAAGCACTTCAAAACAAAAAAGGTTGTGATCAGACATTAA
- a CDS encoding copper-translocating P-type ATPase, whose product MDHSQHQHHKMNNHGSHGNPSMGASGHDHHRMMIEDFKKRFWVSLILCIPIVILAPMIQELLGYQFDFTGRDLVVFLLSSIVFFYGGFPFLKGFFNEVKGKTPGMMTLISLAIITAYAYSAAVTFGLGGKTFFWELATLIVIMLLGHWIEMKSILGASKALEKLADLMPSVAHIIREDGEMEDVATQNLKKGDIILIKANEKVPADGKVVKGTTYVNESMLTGESKPIEKKENDYLIGGSIIGSSSLNVRVEKTGEDSYLSNVIKMVKEAQASKSKTQNLANKAAKWLTYIAIIAGGVTLTYWLLDGKPFVFALERMVTVLIIACPHALGLAIPLVVAISTSISAKNGLLIRNRTAFEDSRKISAIVFDKTGTLTKGEFGVTRIESKSTDHDKVQLIQMAAALEQNSEHPIAQSIVRYAKNEALDIPQVDNFESITARGVKGTIKGKQVKVVSPKFLEENKISLPSDAYLNAAETVIFIIIDDVLAGFIGLADEIRAESEQAVKTLQKNNIKVFMATGDNKIVAKAVSESLKLDGYFAEVLPHQKVEIIDDLKSKGHIVAMTGDGVNDAPALAKADIGIAIGSGTDVANETADIILVNSNPKDISNLILFGKATYWKMVQNLIWATGYNVIAIPLAAGVLYPAFVLTPAIGAVLMSLSTVIVAINAQLLKLKLR is encoded by the coding sequence ATGGACCATTCACAACACCAACATCATAAGATGAATAATCACGGAAGTCATGGTAACCCATCCATGGGTGCCTCAGGGCATGATCATCATAGAATGATGATTGAAGATTTTAAAAAACGATTTTGGGTATCACTTATTTTGTGCATTCCTATTGTTATTCTGGCGCCCATGATCCAGGAATTGTTAGGATACCAATTTGATTTTACAGGCCGGGATTTAGTGGTTTTTCTATTGTCAAGTATTGTTTTTTTCTATGGAGGCTTTCCTTTTTTGAAAGGATTTTTTAATGAAGTAAAAGGAAAAACCCCAGGGATGATGACCCTGATCTCCTTAGCTATCATTACGGCCTATGCCTATAGTGCAGCCGTAACTTTTGGACTTGGGGGTAAAACATTTTTTTGGGAATTGGCGACGCTAATCGTGATCATGTTATTGGGACATTGGATAGAAATGAAATCTATTTTAGGGGCCTCCAAAGCACTTGAAAAATTAGCAGACCTAATGCCAAGTGTGGCACATATTATTCGAGAGGATGGTGAAATGGAAGATGTGGCTACTCAAAATTTAAAAAAAGGAGATATCATTCTCATAAAAGCCAATGAAAAAGTCCCTGCCGACGGGAAAGTAGTAAAGGGTACCACTTATGTCAATGAATCAATGCTCACAGGGGAATCAAAACCCATAGAGAAAAAGGAAAATGATTACCTGATTGGAGGGTCTATTATTGGAAGTTCGTCGTTAAACGTAAGAGTTGAAAAAACAGGGGAAGATTCTTATTTGAGCAACGTGATTAAAATGGTTAAAGAAGCACAGGCTTCTAAATCCAAAACCCAAAACCTAGCTAATAAAGCTGCTAAGTGGCTTACCTATATTGCTATTATTGCCGGAGGGGTAACGCTTACCTATTGGCTATTAGATGGCAAGCCATTTGTTTTTGCCTTGGAAAGGATGGTAACGGTTTTGATTATCGCCTGTCCTCATGCCCTTGGATTAGCCATCCCGCTGGTAGTGGCCATCTCCACTTCCATTTCGGCAAAAAATGGTTTACTGATCAGGAACAGAACGGCTTTCGAAGATTCCAGGAAAATATCAGCCATTGTATTTGACAAAACCGGAACATTGACAAAAGGGGAGTTTGGTGTAACCAGAATCGAATCAAAATCAACTGATCACGACAAAGTTCAACTAATTCAAATGGCCGCCGCCCTGGAACAAAATTCAGAACATCCCATTGCACAAAGCATTGTAAGATACGCCAAAAATGAAGCTTTGGATATTCCTCAGGTTGACAATTTCGAATCTATTACAGCAAGAGGGGTTAAAGGCACGATAAAAGGAAAGCAAGTTAAAGTGGTTAGTCCTAAATTTCTGGAAGAAAACAAAATCAGCCTTCCGTCCGATGCCTATTTGAATGCAGCCGAAACCGTCATCTTCATAATTATTGATGATGTCCTGGCTGGATTTATTGGATTGGCCGATGAGATCAGAGCAGAATCTGAACAAGCAGTCAAAACCTTACAAAAGAATAATATTAAAGTTTTCATGGCTACCGGAGATAATAAGATAGTGGCCAAAGCGGTCAGTGAGTCACTGAAACTTGATGGTTATTTTGCAGAAGTTTTACCCCATCAAAAGGTAGAAATTATTGACGACTTAAAAAGCAAAGGACACATCGTTGCCATGACAGGAGATGGTGTAAATGATGCACCTGCATTGGCCAAAGCAGATATAGGCATTGCAATAGGATCGGGTACGGATGTAGCCAATGAAACCGCTGATATTATATTGGTCAACAGCAACCCAAAAGATATTTCCAACCTGATATTATTTGGAAAAGCTACTTACTGGAAAATGGTTCAAAACCTGATTTGGGCTACCGGATATAATGTCATTGCAATTCCCCTGGCAGCAGGAGTCTTATACCCGGCTTTCGTTTTAACCCCTGCCATTGGAGCCGTATTAATGTCTTTAAGTACAGTGATAGTGGCCATTAATGCCCAGTTGTTGAAATTGAAATTAAGATAA
- a CDS encoding heavy-metal-associated domain-containing protein, which produces MMVTVIRNQFIKKHYLTKKQFKMNYLKISLSVLALVLMGFSVNAQGCCGSKAKKGASCESSTSKVDNASSSIDEITGAAMTSSFNGQKASFKVYGNCGMCENRIEGALKNVKGIQSADWDVDTKMMAVQFDNEVISLDEIKKKIADVGHDTDKFQAKEEVYTNLPGCCQYDRAKA; this is translated from the coding sequence ATGATGGTCACAGTCATTAGGAATCAATTTATTAAAAAACATTATTTAACTAAAAAACAATTTAAAATGAATTATTTAAAAATTTCACTGAGTGTATTGGCACTCGTACTTATGGGTTTTTCTGTAAACGCTCAAGGTTGTTGTGGTTCAAAGGCGAAAAAGGGAGCTAGTTGTGAGTCATCAACATCAAAGGTAGATAACGCTTCCAGTTCAATTGATGAAATCACAGGAGCAGCGATGACATCTAGTTTCAATGGACAAAAAGCATCTTTCAAAGTTTATGGAAATTGCGGTATGTGTGAAAACAGAATTGAAGGGGCACTTAAAAATGTAAAAGGGATTCAATCAGCTGACTGGGATGTAGATACCAAAATGATGGCTGTCCAATTCGATAATGAAGTTATCAGCCTGGACGAAATCAAAAAGAAAATAGCTGATGTTGGTCACGATACTGATAAATTTCAAGCGAAAGAGGAAGTATACACCAATTTACCTGGCTGTTGCCAATATGATCGAGCCAAAGCATAA